ATCTTTTAAATCTAATTGGGATATTATCATACCCTCAGGTATTGAATACTGGATACTACTGTGTCTACCTGACTTTGAAAACGGATTTGCAGTTATCACAAAGCTGCTTAAAACTGTGATAAATAATAATATTGATATCATTTTTTTCATTTTATCTCCTTGTTTATTTTATTTAAAACAAAATTATATGTTAAACACCCCTCTACTGGGCAAGAATTTATACACTCTAAACAGTTAATGCAACTAGGATCTCTTACATGTTTAACTGTTGATATATTAACTTGCATAGGACATTCCTTGTCGCATTTTTTACAATTAATACAGGTTTTAACCTCTCTGTTAATTGAGAAGATTCTAAGGGTACTAACTGCCCCATATCTTGCTCCTTCAAAACATAAGTACCTACAAAATGGTCTCTCTATAAATAACCCAATTATCATTAGTATTCCAAATATAACCCATGAAGATATAGATATAAATTTAAAGTTCCAACTTAGTACCCCGGCGAAGACTCTATATGGGCTATCTAATAAAATGGCAAAAGAGAAACCAAATAGTATAAATATAAATAAAATATACCTACTAAATTTAATAACTCTTTCTACATTTTTATTTACTCTTATCCTAGGGAGATGTAAGAATTTACCAATTTTTGATAAAATATCCTGGGCAAAACCTAAGGGACATAACCATCCACAAAAAAATGGTCCTAGTATAAGTGAACTGATTAAAAAAACAATAAACATTGTGTAGTTAACTGTTATAAGCCCCAGAACTGATAAAACTATAAAAATAATTTGTACTATTTTCCTTTTCATGTAGCTAATTTACTACAAAGATAGCTATTATTGGTTAATTTTAGGTAAAGTTTATGTAAACTTTTGTAAACATGAAACGTATATAAAGAAAATGACATGTCCCTTCAGCTATTACAAATAATAGAAATTATTAAATAATATACTCCCTTCAAAATTTTTAAGATTTATTTCTATTCTATCCCAAGGCTTGTTATCTATTGGAATTTGGAAGTATTGGAAATTAGGATCAATTCTATCTTCCTTTGAGAACGTATTTATTTTAAAAATATTTTTACTTATACCTGGTTCTAACCTGTAGACAAACTCTTTAACACTGTTATCTTTAATAACATTAACTAAAAGATCCAATTCTTTATTAGAAGAGTTTGCCAATGAGAAGATAATGTTCTTAGTTGAAATACTATCTAGCTTATTATTTAGTATAATTTTAGAGTTGTAATTAATCGTAAAATCCCATGTACTTTTACCATTTTTATAGAACGAACGTTTGTGAATATCTTCTGTTTTTAAGTTATAGTTTATTGGCTTATAGTTACTACTTAGAAAGTCGGTGATAATAACTGTATTAGGGAGAGTTGGAATTAAACTAGGTTGTTTAAGGTATTTAACTTCATCTACTACATTTAGTAACTTAAATCTAAATAGTTTAAGACTTAACTCCTTTGCAATCTCTCTTTGATCAATTGCTTTTAAATTATTATTTCTTCCATAAAAAAGCTTTCCTAAACTTGTTGAGTCAATTAAACCCCAATCACTATTAAATTGGGAGTGGTTCACACCCTCAAGGTAGTAGGTTGCTTTTATATTATACTCACTATCATTTGTAAAAGAGATCCTATTAAATTGGGATCTAGCCTTAAAACTTTTAAGATCACCATCATTAGCACCATGCAGTGCAATATAGGATATATTTGTTAGGTTTATACTCTCTCTAAACTGCCTATCTGTCCCAGATAAGGACATAACAGCCTTTATTGGGTAGTATGAGTATTTAGCTGCTATACTAACAGCTTCTCCTCCCCTAGAGTGGCCAACTAACCCAATATTTGATATATCTACCATATTGTAAAAAATTGAGTTTTTATCCCTATTTAGCTGATCAAACAGTTTTATATGTTCTAAGAGTAAAAAAGCCCTAGCATCATTCTCCTTAGGTTGCCCTTGGCCAAGGCTCGTCCAGTTCCCATTTAGGAAATTTTCATCAATAGAAACTGCAATAAAACCGTTAGCTGCTAAATGTTTTAATAGGTAGTCATAACCTTTATGGGATGGATTCTCTGCTAATGCGTTACCGTGTAGTATAAAAACTATTGGGAATACTCCACTTTTTTTGGGGTAATATACCCGTCCATTTAGGGGGAGATTTTTTGTGAACCCCCAAAACATCTTATCATATAGTTTAGCTATGCCACTATTCCCATTATAATATTTACTACTATCAACTATTTTTAATCTGTTATACTCATAAAAATTAAGATCTACTTGTGTCTCTGTTTGTAAAAGATTTGATTTATAATCAATTTTAAAACCCTGCCACATAGATAAAGCTGTTAATGTAATAAATAGCCCCTTGGAGATATTATTTAAATATTTATGTTTAGAAAATAACAATAATAGCATTATTGTAGTTATTATCTGGAGGATTATAGTTGTTTTAAGGGAAACTCTACTAAACTCCTTAAGTAAAAAGAAAAAGATAATATTTATTAAGATGATAAAAAACTTAATCTTTTTTCCTTTTAAGTATTTTATAGGAAAATAGAACAGAAAAGAGATAATAAGTGTTGATAATAAATTTAGAAAAAAAAGAGATCTAATTGGAATAATTCCAAAAAGTAACATTATATATAGGACGTAATAAAACAGAGGAATAAAAATCATTTTTACATTATATAGGAATATTAAGTATAATAAAAAGAGTAAAAAAAAGGGATAAGATTAACTCTCATCCCTAACTTGGTCGGCAGGATTCGAACCTGCGAATGCATGGATCAAAACCATGTGACTTACCGCTTGTCGACGACCAATTGCTTTACGAGATGAATAATACATAATTATATTTTCTTGGTCAACATAAAAATTACAAAAGTTTTATAAATCACTAGATAATGATTATTAATTTATATATGTTTTATTTATGATAAAGGATTTTATAGAAAAAAATATAATTATTTCCGATGGAGCAATGGGAACATATTATTCAGAGTTAACAAAGGATTCTGTAAATAGGGTAGAGGAAGCTAATTTATTTAATAGGGACTTAATTACATCTATTCACAAAGAGTATATTGAAAGTGGTGCTTCTTTAATTAGAACTAATACTTTTGCTGCAAACACTATCTGTCTAAATATAAGTAGAGAGAAACTAAAAAATATTATAGAAAATGCTTGTTTAGCATCAAAGGATGCTAAAGGGGATAAAAATCTGTTTATTGCTGGTAATATTGGCCCTATACCAGAATTTGAAGATGATGGGTCAAAACTCTTATATAAAGATATTTTAGATGAGTATAAATTTATTATTGATTGTTTCCTCAATTGTGGTGTAAATATCTTTAATTTTGAAACCTTTGCTACAGATAAGTATTTAAAGGATGTATTTGAATATATTAAATTAAAAGATAAAGACTCTTTTATTATGGTTCAGTACTCTATATCGAAAAGTGGTTTAACAAGGGTTGGAATAAGTATAGATCAACTAATACAAGACTCTTATCCCGTTGATGTCTTAGGTTTTAATTGTGGAACAGGACCAACACACTTAATAAATAATATAAGGGATAAAAGTTTAAAATATCCCTTATCTCTCTATCCAAATGCAGGTTATCCAGAATTAGTTAACAATAGAACTGTATTTAATTCTGATCCTAAATATTTTGCAAAAGTAGTTTTAGAAGGGGTTGATTTTGGTGCTAAGATAATTGGTGGATGTTGTGGAACAACTCCTAAATATATAAAGAGCATAAACGATCTTTTAAATGGGAATAGAGCAGAGACTCCTGTTGTAGAGGTAAAAAAAGTTGAAACTAAAGAGAGCATTCCAAATAGTGATAAAAAACATATTATTGCAGTTGAACTTGACCCCCCATTTAAACCTAATTTAGATAAATTATTAGAAAGTGCTAGAGAGTTAAAGGATATAGGTGTTGATTTTATTACTGTAGCAGACTCACCCTCAGGGAGAATGAGGCTAAACTCCATATCTGTAGCAGCTAGAATTAAGAGGGATGTAAATATTGATGTAATGCCCCATATTTGTTGTAGGGACCGAAACTTAATAGCGTTAAAATCAGATATACTTGCAGCCCATAGTGAGGATATAAGAAAAATTCTAGTAATAACAGGGGATCCTGTTCCTTTAGAAGAGAGGGATGTTGTAAAAAAAGTATTTAACTGTAACTCTGTCTCTTTAATGGAGTCTATCTCTGGTTTTAATAAGGGAGTAGTTAGTGATTCTCCCTTTATTATTGGTGGTGCATTAAACCTAAACTCGAAGAACCTAGATGTTCAATTAAAAAAATTAGAGGATAAGGTTGAAGCTGGAGCTACACTTTTTTTAACTCAACCTATATATGACAATAGGGCCATAGAATTTTTATCAAAAATTAAAAAGAAACCAGGAGTGAAGATTTTAGCTGGAATACTACCTCTAGTTACATATAAAAATGCTCAATTCTTAAATAATGAGTTTCCAGGTATAACAATTCCAGATGAGTTAATCCAACGTTTTAATCAGGATATGAGTAGGGAAGAGGCCCAAAAGATTGGCATAAATATCTCTATAGAAACAGTGAACAGATTAAAGTCCTTTGTTGATGGCTTCTACTTTATTACACCATTTTTTAGAAC
Above is a genomic segment from Thiospirochaeta perfilievii containing:
- a CDS encoding 4Fe-4S binding protein, giving the protein MKRKIVQIIFIVLSVLGLITVNYTMFIVFLISSLILGPFFCGWLCPLGFAQDILSKIGKFLHLPRIRVNKNVERVIKFSRYILFIFILFGFSFAILLDSPYRVFAGVLSWNFKFISISSWVIFGILMIIGLFIERPFCRYLCFEGARYGAVSTLRIFSINREVKTCINCKKCDKECPMQVNISTVKHVRDPSCINCLECINSCPVEGCLTYNFVLNKINKEIK
- a CDS encoding chlorophyllase/cutinase-like alpha/beta fold protein, which gives rise to MIFIPLFYYVLYIMLLFGIIPIRSLFFLNLLSTLIISFLFYFPIKYLKGKKIKFFIILINIIFFFLLKEFSRVSLKTTIILQIITTIMLLLLFSKHKYLNNISKGLFITLTALSMWQGFKIDYKSNLLQTETQVDLNFYEYNRLKIVDSSKYYNGNSGIAKLYDKMFWGFTKNLPLNGRVYYPKKSGVFPIVFILHGNALAENPSHKGYDYLLKHLAANGFIAVSIDENFLNGNWTSLGQGQPKENDARAFLLLEHIKLFDQLNRDKNSIFYNMVDISNIGLVGHSRGGEAVSIAAKYSYYPIKAVMSLSGTDRQFRESINLTNISYIALHGANDGDLKSFKARSQFNRISFTNDSEYNIKATYYLEGVNHSQFNSDWGLIDSTSLGKLFYGRNNNLKAIDQREIAKELSLKLFRFKLLNVVDEVKYLKQPSLIPTLPNTVIITDFLSSNYKPINYNLKTEDIHKRSFYKNGKSTWDFTINYNSKIILNNKLDSISTKNIIFSLANSSNKELDLLVNVIKDNSVKEFVYRLEPGISKNIFKINTFSKEDRIDPNFQYFQIPIDNKPWDRIEINLKNFEGSILFNNFYYL
- a CDS encoding bifunctional homocysteine S-methyltransferase/methylenetetrahydrofolate reductase; this translates as MIKDFIEKNIIISDGAMGTYYSELTKDSVNRVEEANLFNRDLITSIHKEYIESGASLIRTNTFAANTICLNISREKLKNIIENACLASKDAKGDKNLFIAGNIGPIPEFEDDGSKLLYKDILDEYKFIIDCFLNCGVNIFNFETFATDKYLKDVFEYIKLKDKDSFIMVQYSISKSGLTRVGISIDQLIQDSYPVDVLGFNCGTGPTHLINNIRDKSLKYPLSLYPNAGYPELVNNRTVFNSDPKYFAKVVLEGVDFGAKIIGGCCGTTPKYIKSINDLLNGNRAETPVVEVKKVETKESIPNSDKKHIIAVELDPPFKPNLDKLLESARELKDIGVDFITVADSPSGRMRLNSISVAARIKRDVNIDVMPHICCRDRNLIALKSDILAAHSEDIRKILVITGDPVPLEERDVVKKVFNCNSVSLMESISGFNKGVVSDSPFIIGGALNLNSKNLDVQLKKLEDKVEAGATLFLTQPIYDNRAIEFLSKIKKKPGVKILAGILPLVTYKNAQFLNNEFPGITIPDELIQRFNQDMSREEAQKIGINISIETVNRLKSFVDGFYFITPFFRTSMIREIISKALMNNR